The Geobacillus genomosp. 3 genome segment AAGCACGGGGCAGCTTTATATATTGAAGAGCAAGTCGAGGAACGATGCGCCTGCTTTTTTGGCGGTGAGCTGGCTGATGACCAACGGATCAGCCGGACGGGGGAATATGTTGAGGCGCCGCGTGTCGAGCGTGAGCGGTGGACGGGCGAGCGGTTGTCTTACCAATATGATCGTGCGCGAGCGGTGCGGTATGCGGAAACGTGGTGGAACCGGCATAATCCGGCGTTTCCATCCTTCAGCGTTGATTGTACGAACTTTGTTTCCCAATGCTTGTATGCGGGGGGAGCGCCGATGACTGGTTATCCAAACCGGGCACGGGGATGGTGGTGTCAAAACGAGAGTTGGAGTTATAGTTGGGCTGTCGCCCACTCGCTGCGCTGGTATTTAAGCGGATCGCGCATCGGTCTGCAGGCGGTGGAAGTGCCCGAACCAGAGCAATTGATGGCAGGCGATGTCATTTGTTATGATTTTCAAGGAGACGGCCGCTTCGACCATACGACGATCGTGGTGGCGAAAGACCAAGACGGGATGCCGCTTGTGAACGCCCATACGACAAACAGCCGCATGCGTTACTGGTCATATGAAGATTCAAGTGCCTATACCCCCAACATTCGGTATAAATTTTTTCACATCATTGATCGCAAATAAACGACGTTGTTGAGGTGAACAAAATGCCGCTTCATGTAGTACTGTATCAACCAGAAATCCCAGCCAACACCGGGAATATCGCCCGCACATGCGCGGCGACGGATACGGCGCTCCACCTGATTCGTCCGCTTGGGTTTTCAACGGATGATAAAATGTTAAAGCGCGCTGGCCTTGACTATTGGCCGTACGTCAACATTTCGTATTATGACTCGCTCGATGAGTTGTTTGCCCGGTTTCCAGGCGGTGAGTTTTACTTTATTACAAAATTTGGCCAACAATATTATGACTCGTTTGACTTCAGCGATACGGAAAAAGACATTTTCTTTGTATTTGGCCGGGAAACGACCGGGTTGCCGAAGGAGCTGCTCGAGGCCAATATGGACCGTTGCCTGCGCATTCCGATGAACGACAAAGTCCGTTCGCTGAACTTATCCAATACGGCGGCGATTTTAGTGTATGAGGCGTTGCGACAGCAACGGTTTCACGGTCTGTCGTGAACAAAAAAACGACCTTCGCTATGGAGGTCGTTTTTTTGGGCCTTATTGTTTGACGCCTGGTTTGTCTTCGTAGCCAGCGGTGAAAATGGCCGTTAAAAATGCAATGATAACCCCTAGTACAAGCAATGTGCGCATCGCTTTTTTCCTCCCTTGCAATGAAAGTGGCAGGCGTTTCCCTCTTTATTATAGCGAATATGGCCAAGCATGTGAATGACTGCCGCCAGCGGTTCGGAGACAAAATTTTTTTTGCGGCGAATGATACGGGACATCCTCGCATAAATTGTAATAATCTTGCTGTTAGACATCCAAGGGTGAGGAGGTCCTTTATGGATATTTTAAGAAAAATCGCACGGTACCGGGAAGAGGAAGAACGGCTGAGGTGGGAAGGGACGTTTGCCGAGTATTTAGAGATTTTAAAAGAAAAGCCGTGGGTGGCCCAATCGGCTCATTCGCGCGTTTATAATATGATTAAAGATGCCGGAGTCGAAGAGGTGGATGGACGGAGACGGTATAAGTTTTTCAGTCGGCATTTGTTTGGGCTTGAGGAGGCGCTCGAACGGCTCGTTGAAGAATATTTCCACCCAGCGGCGAAACGGTTGGATGTACGCAAACGGATTTTGTTGTTGATGGGGCCGGTCGGTGGCGGGAAATCGACGCTTGTGACGCTTCTGAAGCGCGGGCTCGAGGAGTATTCGAAAACAGACCGCGGCGCTGTGTATGCCATTAAAGGCTGCCCGATGCACGAGGATCCGCTTCACCTGATTCCTCATCATTTGCGCGATGATTTTTACCGCGAATACGGCATTCGCATCGAAGGAGAGTTGTCGCCGCTCAATATGATGCGGCTCGAGAAAGAATACGGGGGCCGCATTGAAGATGTGCTGGTGGAACGCATTTTCTTCTCGGAAAACCGCCGCGTCGGCATTGGGACGTTCAGCCCATCTGATCCGAAATCGCAGGATATTGCCGATTTAACCGGAAGCATCGATTTCTCGACGATTGCCGAATACGGTTCTGAGTCCGACCCGCGCGCCTACCGGTTTGACGGCGAGCTGAACAAGGCGAACCGCGGCATTATGGAGTTTCAAGAGATGTTGAAATGCGATGAAAAATTTCTTTGGCATTTGTTGTCGCTGACGCAAGAAGGCAATTTCAAAGCTGGGCGGTTTGCGCTCATCAGCGCAGATGAACTGATCGTAGCCCATACGAACGAAACAGAGTATCGTTCGTTTATTGCGAATAAAAAGAACGAGGCGCTTCATTCGCGCATTATCGTGATGCCGATTCCGTACAATTTACGCGTCTCCGAAGAAGAGCGCATTTACGAAAAAATGATTCGTGAAAGCGATGTCGCTGATGTGCATATCGCTCCCCATACACTTCGAATTGCTGCTATGTTTACGATTTTGACGCGGCTGAAAGAATCGAAGCGGCCGGATGTGGATTTATTGAAGAAAATGCGCCTGTATGACGGAGAGATGATCGAAGGATTCAATGAAGTCGATGTAGAAGAACTGAAAAAAGAACATCCAGACGAAGGGATGAGCGGCATCGACCCGCGCTATGTCATCAACCGCATTTCTGCATGCATTATTCGCAAGGAAGTGCCCTCGATCAATGCGCTCGATGTGCTTCGCTCGTTGAAAGAGGGGTTGGATCAGCACCCATCCATCTCCAAGGAAGATCGGGAGCGGTATTTAAACTTTATCTCCCTTGTCCGCAAAGAATATGACGAAATCGCCAAGCAAGAGGTACAAAAGGCGTTCGTGTACTCGTATGAAGAATCGGCGAAAACGTTGATGGATAACTATTTGGACAATGTGGAAGCGTATTGCAACAAAACGAAATTACGCGACCCGCTCACCGGCGAGGAAATGAATCCGGATGAGAAGTTGATGCGCTCGATTGAGGAACAGATCGGCATTTCCGAAAACGCTAAAAAAGCGTTCCGTGAAGAAATTTTAATCCGTATCTCTGCCTATGCACGCAAAGGGCAAAAGTTTGATTACAACTCGCATGAGCGGTTGCGCGAAGCGATCCAGAAAAAGCTGTTCGCCGATTTGAAGGACATCGTGAAAATTACGACGTCGACGAAGACGCCTGATGAGCAACAACTGAAGAAAATTAACGAAGTCGTTGCCCGCTTGATCGATGAGTACGGGTACAATTCCACATCGGCCAATGAATTGCTCCGCTATGTCGGCAGCTTGTTGAACCGCTAGGCATGCCTCGAGCGCCGGGGCATGCTTTTTTTGCCCCGATAATCGGGCTTGTCCGCCTCTTGTCCGCTTTTCTATTTTCCGCTTTCATCTGTCAATTATTTTGAATTTTTGCATAGGATAAAAATAAACAAACTGGCATAGTGATGGTCCGTTTTGATGACGCCAACATAAGTATATGCGGAAAAGCGAAAAGTGTGAAAACAATTTTGACAAAGGAGGGGAAAGAATGAAGGGGAATTTCGTTGTATCGAAAGAAGACTGGTCCCTCCACCGCAAAGGTCATGATGACCAAAAGCGCCATCAAGAAAAAGTAAAAGAGGCGATCAAAAATAACTTACCGGATTTAATTACGGAAGAAAGCATTATTATGTCCAACGGACGCGACGTGATCAAAATTCCGATCCGCTCGCTTGACGAGTATAAAATCCGCTACAACTACGAGAAAAACAAACACGTCGGCCAAGGAAACGGAGACAGCCAAGTCGGTGATGTGGTGGCCAGAGACGGAAGCGGGGAGGGGCAAGGGCCAGGAAAAGGCCAAGGAGCCGGCGATTTGCCAGGCCAAGATTATTACGAAGCTGAAGTGTCGTTAATGGAAATCGAGGAGGCGCTCTTTAGCCAATTGGAGCTTCCGAATTTGAAGCGGAAAGAGCTCGACCAAAACGTTGTCCAACATATCGAGTTTAATGATATTCGCCGCACCGGACTGATGGGGAACATCGATAAAAAACGGACGATGCTTGCCGCTTTCAAGCGCAACGCCATGAGCGGCAAACCGGGCTTTTACCCGATTTATCGCGAGGATTTGAAGTTTAAAACGTGGAACGAAGTCGTCAAACCAGAATCGAAAGCGGTCGTCCTAGCGATGATGGATACAAGCGGCTCGATGGGCATGTGGGAAAAATATATGGCGCGCAGTTTCTTCTTCTGGATGACGCGCTTTTTGCGAACGAAGTACGAGACGGTGGATATCGCCTTTATTGCCCACCACACAGAGGCAAAAGTTGTCAGTGAGGAAGAATTTTTCACCAAAGGAGAAAGCGGCGGCACGATTTGTTCGTCGGCCTACCGCAAAGCGCTTGAACTGATTGAAACGAAATATTCTCCGTCACGCTACAACATTTATCCGTTCCACTTCTCCGACGGCGACAACTTGACATCTGACAATGCCCGCTGCGTCAAGCTTGTTCAAGAATTGATGAAAGTATCGAACATGTTTGGGTATGGGGAAGTGAACCAGTACAATCGCCATTCCACGCTTATGTCCGCGTATCGCAATATTAAAGATGAAAAATTCCGCCATTATATCTTAAAGCAAAAATCGGATGTGTTTCATGCGATGAGAACGTTTTTCCGCAAAGAAGAAAGCAAGCAGCTCGTTTGACCCTCTTAACGGTGCAAAAAAGGGGGTTTTTCTTTTTGAAAGGGCGGGAGGGCGAGGCCCTCCCGAAAACGAGTTATTGCTTTTGCAGCGTCGCTACCATGGCGAGCACGGCGCCAAGCACATCTTCTCCTTTAGGGGAATGCACCGTCAAGAGCATCGGTGTCGGCTGGGCGCTGGCGAGCACGTGGACGGTGACGCCGTCGGATTGGGCCGTGTACCAAACCGCATCAGCGAACGGCTTAGGCAGTTTGTCCGTTTGCTGGCGGGCGGCGTTGGCGTCGACCGCTTGGGCATGTTCTTTGGCCAGCTGCTCATAGTTGGTCTCGCCGTCTTGAAGCAAGCGAATGCGGGCGAACGACTCACCGTGGAGCAATACATCGGCATGAGGCTCTTCAGCGTCCAGCGTCCAACCGTCCAGTACATAGAGGGAGAAATGTTGGTTGTCGCTTGTTTGCAAGGTCGCCGTTCCGGTAACGGTTTGATTTCCGCTTTGGTAGGACAAGGAGGTCGTCGGCCGTGAAGAGGCGGTTTCGTCCCCTTTCGCCCCGTCTTGTCCACCTCCTGCCTTATTTTGTTCATCAACCGGGGGAGCTTCTTGGTTCTTTGGCTCGGCTGTTTGCGTGTTGGCGGAATTGTCGTTCGAACTTGCCGTTTGTTTTTCTTTCGCAGTTGCCCCTTCTGACGCGGGCGCCTCTGTGCCGCAGCCGGCAAGCAAGGCGGCGGCGACAGCGACCGAGAAAAGCGGTTTCCAGTATCGAAGCATCTCGATTCCTCCTTGCTTTCCATATACCATTCATTATAGCAGTTGAAACAGTTGAAACAAACAGGCTGGTTTCCTCATTTTTTCCGATCGCTTGATTTTCTTCGATTTTTGGCGTTTACAGCGATATGCGCCCCCCCCAAAACAGTGGCCATAAGCAGCGCGAGTAAAGCAAACCCGTAAAGCATGTGCACTCCTCCTCCTGTATACTAGATGGTGGGATCAACATAATGTATGAAACGCGTTTCAAGTCAAGCGTTTTTTTGGAAGGAGTGGGAACGTGGCGAACATCCGCGATTTGGCGAAAGAAGCAGGTGTATCGGTAGCAACGGTATCAAGGGTATTGAACGGGTATCCGTATGTAAGCGAGGAAAAGCGAAGGGCGGTTTGGGAAGCGGTTGAGAAGCTTCATTATACGAAAAATATTCAAGCGGTTCATCTGGCGAAAGGAAGGACGACGATTGTTGGGGTCATGCTCCCGTACATTCATCACCCTTATTTTTCAGCCGTGATTGAAGGGATTTCCAAGGAGGCGCTTCGTTACGGTTATCAGTTGCTTTTGTTTCAGACCAATTATGATGTGGAACGGGAACTTGAGGCGTTAGAACGGCTGCGGATGAAACAAATGGATGGGTTGATCGTCTGTTCTCATGAAGCGGGCTCGGAGGTGCTCGCGGCATATCAGGAAGAGGGGCCCATCGTTTTATGCGAGCAGGCGGAAGAATACGATTTCTTCACTGTCTATATCGATCACTATCGGGCGTTCGCCAAGGCACTGCGCTATTTAGTGCACAAAGGGCATCGGCGGATCGGCTATTGCATCGGAAGAATGACAGGACCGAACAGTCAAGCGAGGGCGGCGGCGTATCAAGATGTGCTGCGTGACATCGGCGTTGTTCCTCGGCGCCACTGGGTTTTTGACGGTTGTTTGTTTCTTGAAGACGGAAAGCGTGTCATGAGGCAATGGGTGGCGATGGGGGAGCGGCCGAGCGCGTTGCTTGTAACGAGTGACCAGGTGGCGGCCGGCATCGTGCTCGAAGCGCATCGAATCGGAGTGCACATTCCTGAAGAACTTTCCGTTATTGGCTTTGACAATGATCCGCTTGCGGAGATGTTAGGCATCACGACGGTTGCGCTCCCTCATTTTTCACTTGGGGAAAAAGCGTTTCGACTCCTCCATCATTGGCTTGAAACAGGACATGTCCCGCGAAAACAAGAAGAGCTGCCGACCCGATTGATCGTGCGGACCACCGGGTAAGCTATGTGCGCTTCAACTGATAGCGGTTGACGGGACGGCCCACGCCGCCGTATTGGACATCGAGCATCACTTTTCCCGTTTTCTCAAGGTATTCCAAGTAGCGGCGGGCAGTGACACGGGCGATGCCGACACCTTCGGCCACTTCTTCGGCAGAGACAGGAAAGCGGTGTTGGCGTAAATAGGAGACGACTTTTTCCAATGTCACTTCGTTTAATCCTTTCGGAAGCTCAGGAAGTGGGGCGGCAGGCTGCTCGGCTGTTTGCCGCAATGCGTCGAGTTCTGCCTGGGTGAGCGATTCTTTTTCCGCGAGCGACCGGCGAAATGCCCGGTAGTTTTCAAGCGCTTGTTTGAGCCGCTCGAATTTAAACGGTTTCACGATATAGTCGAATGCCCCATTTTGCAAGACGCGGCGCACCGTTTCGATGTCGCTCGCGGCAGTGATGGCTAGAATATCTACTTCATGCCCACGGGCACGGATTTCCTTTAACGTTTGAAGGCCGTCTAATTGTGGCATGTAAATGTCAATGACAGCTAAATCAGGGTGGAGCTTCTC includes the following:
- a CDS encoding amidase domain-containing protein; this translates as MKKQLQQWLNERARSFVAEDHVQDEEVVRKKQLCNKRGAEIVRCTIRGQVVGKQTVERETKMIYIAHHQFLIKHGAALYIEEQVEERCACFFGGELADDQRISRTGEYVEAPRVERERWTGERLSYQYDRARAVRYAETWWNRHNPAFPSFSVDCTNFVSQCLYAGGAPMTGYPNRARGWWCQNESWSYSWAVAHSLRWYLSGSRIGLQAVEVPEPEQLMAGDVICYDFQGDGRFDHTTIVVAKDQDGMPLVNAHTTNSRMRYWSYEDSSAYTPNIRYKFFHIIDRK
- the trmL gene encoding tRNA (uridine(34)/cytosine(34)/5-carboxymethylaminomethyluridine(34)-2'-O)-methyltransferase TrmL, whose product is MPLHVVLYQPEIPANTGNIARTCAATDTALHLIRPLGFSTDDKMLKRAGLDYWPYVNISYYDSLDELFARFPGGEFYFITKFGQQYYDSFDFSDTEKDIFFVFGRETTGLPKELLEANMDRCLRIPMNDKVRSLNLSNTAAILVYEALRQQRFHGLS
- a CDS encoding PrkA family serine protein kinase, with the translated sequence MDILRKIARYREEEERLRWEGTFAEYLEILKEKPWVAQSAHSRVYNMIKDAGVEEVDGRRRYKFFSRHLFGLEEALERLVEEYFHPAAKRLDVRKRILLLMGPVGGGKSTLVTLLKRGLEEYSKTDRGAVYAIKGCPMHEDPLHLIPHHLRDDFYREYGIRIEGELSPLNMMRLEKEYGGRIEDVLVERIFFSENRRVGIGTFSPSDPKSQDIADLTGSIDFSTIAEYGSESDPRAYRFDGELNKANRGIMEFQEMLKCDEKFLWHLLSLTQEGNFKAGRFALISADELIVAHTNETEYRSFIANKKNEALHSRIIVMPIPYNLRVSEEERIYEKMIRESDVADVHIAPHTLRIAAMFTILTRLKESKRPDVDLLKKMRLYDGEMIEGFNEVDVEELKKEHPDEGMSGIDPRYVINRISACIIRKEVPSINALDVLRSLKEGLDQHPSISKEDRERYLNFISLVRKEYDEIAKQEVQKAFVYSYEESAKTLMDNYLDNVEAYCNKTKLRDPLTGEEMNPDEKLMRSIEEQIGISENAKKAFREEILIRISAYARKGQKFDYNSHERLREAIQKKLFADLKDIVKITTSTKTPDEQQLKKINEVVARLIDEYGYNSTSANELLRYVGSLLNR
- the yhbH gene encoding sporulation protein YhbH; translation: MKGNFVVSKEDWSLHRKGHDDQKRHQEKVKEAIKNNLPDLITEESIIMSNGRDVIKIPIRSLDEYKIRYNYEKNKHVGQGNGDSQVGDVVARDGSGEGQGPGKGQGAGDLPGQDYYEAEVSLMEIEEALFSQLELPNLKRKELDQNVVQHIEFNDIRRTGLMGNIDKKRTMLAAFKRNAMSGKPGFYPIYREDLKFKTWNEVVKPESKAVVLAMMDTSGSMGMWEKYMARSFFFWMTRFLRTKYETVDIAFIAHHTEAKVVSEEEFFTKGESGGTICSSAYRKALELIETKYSPSRYNIYPFHFSDGDNLTSDNARCVKLVQELMKVSNMFGYGEVNQYNRHSTLMSAYRNIKDEKFRHYILKQKSDVFHAMRTFFRKEESKQLV
- a CDS encoding LacI family DNA-binding transcriptional regulator, translating into MANIRDLAKEAGVSVATVSRVLNGYPYVSEEKRRAVWEAVEKLHYTKNIQAVHLAKGRTTIVGVMLPYIHHPYFSAVIEGISKEALRYGYQLLLFQTNYDVERELEALERLRMKQMDGLIVCSHEAGSEVLAAYQEEGPIVLCEQAEEYDFFTVYIDHYRAFAKALRYLVHKGHRRIGYCIGRMTGPNSQARAAAYQDVLRDIGVVPRRHWVFDGCLFLEDGKRVMRQWVAMGERPSALLVTSDQVAAGIVLEAHRIGVHIPEELSVIGFDNDPLAEMLGITTVALPHFSLGEKAFRLLHHWLETGHVPRKQEELPTRLIVRTTG
- a CDS encoding response regulator; the protein is MYRVLLIEDDPMVQEVNRQMIEQVNDFTVVGIAGNGGEGLRLIEKLHPDLAVIDIYMPQLDGLQTLKEIRARGHEVDILAITAASDIETVRRVLQNGAFDYIVKPFKFERLKQALENYRAFRRSLAEKESLTQAELDALRQTAEQPAAPLPELPKGLNEVTLEKVVSYLRQHRFPVSAEEVAEGVGIARVTARRYLEYLEKTGKVMLDVQYGGVGRPVNRYQLKRT